In Vibrio japonicus, the following are encoded in one genomic region:
- the fliD gene encoding flagellar filament capping protein FliD — protein sequence MSSLDPISMATQLATFDVQPFQQRDQMQADRYQSQLTALSKVESALREFRTAMNEMNSTTSSIIKNSATVSQDGYFTANADATALAGSYQIFVEQIASAHQVSADMPVDLDSTTEIPTVGTLDLTINGETMSLDLATVDTDGDGIATMADLVSAINNDSANPGVNATLVRSNGQTHFMLSSSETGVANRISVSASGTGQAWFEDAFTNLNEISAPKDAVIWLGEEGSGLQLTNSSNTFQGFIYGVDITVSKAQTAGEAPLSLNVGADAEATKEQVNQFVEAYNSLIATLDTYTKIGGEDEKRGVLASDPTLRSIESQLTSIVRNEFNGMRLSDVGITISREGKMSIDSEKFDEAQQTNGAALEAMFNGEGALLSTLDSMAEPFLKFSSGLFSSRKDALQAGLDRLDDKQAKLERKYEMSYNRYLKQFTHMNSLMTQMNQTMSMFG from the coding sequence ATGAGTTCGTTAGATCCAATTAGCATGGCAACCCAGCTGGCCACATTCGATGTTCAGCCTTTTCAGCAGCGCGACCAAATGCAAGCTGATCGCTATCAGTCACAGCTGACGGCACTGAGCAAAGTAGAAAGCGCATTACGCGAGTTCCGTACTGCCATGAATGAAATGAACAGCACGACCAGCAGCATCATCAAAAACAGCGCGACCGTGTCACAGGATGGCTATTTTACGGCCAACGCTGATGCGACTGCACTGGCTGGCAGCTACCAAATTTTTGTCGAACAAATCGCATCCGCACATCAAGTCTCCGCAGATATGCCAGTAGACTTAGATTCAACGACTGAAATCCCAACCGTTGGGACATTGGATCTCACCATCAACGGTGAAACAATGTCTTTGGATCTCGCTACGGTTGATACAGATGGCGATGGTATCGCGACTATGGCCGACTTGGTCAGCGCGATCAATAACGACAGCGCTAATCCGGGCGTCAACGCGACACTAGTACGTTCCAATGGTCAAACCCATTTCATGCTCTCCAGCTCAGAAACTGGCGTTGCCAACCGCATCAGCGTAAGCGCATCTGGTACTGGTCAAGCGTGGTTTGAAGATGCATTTACCAATTTAAATGAGATTAGTGCACCAAAAGACGCAGTGATATGGCTTGGTGAAGAAGGCAGTGGTCTGCAGCTCACCAACTCCAGCAATACCTTCCAAGGCTTCATTTACGGTGTCGACATTACTGTATCCAAAGCCCAAACAGCAGGTGAAGCACCACTTAGCTTAAACGTGGGTGCCGACGCTGAGGCAACCAAAGAGCAAGTCAATCAGTTTGTCGAGGCATACAACTCGCTGATCGCGACTTTAGACACATACACTAAGATCGGCGGTGAAGACGAAAAACGTGGCGTACTGGCCAGTGATCCCACCCTGCGTTCGATTGAAAGCCAATTGACCAGCATCGTCCGTAATGAATTCAATGGAATGCGTCTTAGCGATGTCGGTATCACTATCAGTCGCGAAGGTAAAATGAGCATTGATAGCGAGAAATTCGATGAGGCTCAACAAACCAATGGCGCAGCACTGGAAGCCATGTTTAACGGTGAAGGTGCGCTCCTCAGCACGCTCGATTCAATGGCTGAACCATTCCTTAAATTTTCTTCCGGCTTGTTTAGTTCACGCAAGGACGCTTTGCAAGCAGGCCTTGATCGCTTAGACGACAAGCAAGCCAAGTTAGAACGCAAATATGAGATGTCTTACAACCGCTATCTCAAGCAGTTCACACACATGAATTCCCTCATGACTCAAATGAACCAAACCATGTCGATGTTTGGTTAA
- the fliR gene encoding flagellar biosynthetic protein FliR, which translates to MAITFADLSSILGQLWWPFFRIGAVFISMPFFGDSLIPVWVRSLLALSIVVITAPLMPSMPAVDLFSLTSLFLAFEQAIWGIMFGLILHLLFNIFTMLGQIVSLQMGLGMAMMNDPVNGLSVAILGRIFLLFSTLLFLALEGHLLVLDILIQSFVVWPVGSGISALSLQGIVNLFAWMFASSLALALPAIVSMLLANISFGVMNRAAPALNVYALGFPMTMLLGLFSVLISVSGVPSRYTALVHDTLRYLNNFMLGGV; encoded by the coding sequence ATGGCAATCACCTTTGCAGATCTCTCTTCGATACTCGGTCAACTATGGTGGCCGTTTTTTCGCATTGGTGCCGTATTTATTTCCATGCCGTTTTTCGGCGATTCTCTGATCCCGGTATGGGTACGTAGCTTGTTGGCACTCTCCATTGTGGTGATCACCGCGCCTTTGATGCCTTCTATGCCTGCGGTCGATCTATTTTCCCTCACCTCGCTGTTTTTGGCTTTTGAGCAGGCGATTTGGGGCATCATGTTTGGCTTGATACTCCATTTGCTGTTCAATATTTTTACCATGCTAGGTCAAATCGTTTCGCTACAGATGGGGCTTGGTATGGCGATGATGAACGACCCAGTCAACGGACTTTCCGTAGCGATACTGGGTCGTATATTCCTACTGTTTTCTACGTTGCTGTTTTTGGCTTTGGAAGGACACCTGCTGGTTCTCGATATCTTGATCCAAAGCTTCGTTGTTTGGCCTGTGGGGTCAGGTATTAGCGCGCTATCACTGCAAGGCATCGTGAATCTTTTTGCTTGGATGTTCGCTTCGTCCCTAGCGTTGGCACTTCCAGCAATCGTCTCTATGCTATTGGCTAACATCAGTTTCGGTGTAATGAACCGAGCGGCTCCGGCTTTAAACGTGTACGCGCTGGGTTTCCCCATGACCATGCTGCTGGGCTTATTCAGTGTTTTGATCTCCGTATCCGGCGTACCTAGCCGTTACACCGCATTAGTGCACGATACACTCAGATATCTCAATAACTTTATGTTGGGGGGCGTATGA
- the flhA gene encoding flagellar biosynthesis protein FlhA, whose product MLNRLKQLQSSSKSYVGIPIVLLMVLAMVILPLPPLLLDALFTFNIVLAILVLLVSTTAKRPLDFSIFPTILLVATLLRLTLNVASTRIVLLEGHNGSDAAGKVIQAFGEVVIGGNYVVGMVVFVILMIINFVVITKGGERISEVSARFTLDALPGKQMAIDADLNAGLIDQEAARLRRREVANEADFHGSMDGASKFVRGDAVAGLLILFINIIGGISIGVFEHGLAASDAFKTYALLTIGDGLVAQIPSLLLATAAAIIVTRINDSDNDMTQTMHKQLLATPATLYTVSGIMVIIGIVPGMPHLAFFSFAAVLAFAGWKQAKQPVQDGQIEQVEAISKAMQEEDTPLTWDDIPHVHTLSLALGYRLVHLVNKEQGAPLTQRIRGVRRNLSEQVGFLLPEVRIRDNLSLKPNQYTISLNGEVIEQGFIEPERLMAIAVGETYGEVDGILGSDPAYQLPAVWIEHQDKAKALNMGYQVVDDGTVIATHISKIMKTSLAELFTHDDVEAMNQRLTQQAPKLAEALSAALNPSQQLKVYRQLLLDQVPLKDIRSIANTMLESSENTKDPILLAADVRCTLRRTLVNLIAGQKNELNVYALSNELEQMLLSSLQQAQSSGPVMLDSFPIEPNILSQFQQNLPLIRQQLKQQGLAPILLVMPQLRPLIARYARTFTQGLAVLSYNEIPENKQINVVGNLG is encoded by the coding sequence ATGCTTAACCGGCTAAAACAACTTCAATCCTCCAGCAAAAGCTATGTCGGTATTCCCATTGTCTTGCTGATGGTACTGGCAATGGTTATTTTGCCTTTGCCACCCTTGCTACTGGATGCTTTGTTTACCTTCAATATCGTTCTAGCCATTTTGGTGTTACTGGTAAGTACCACAGCCAAAAGGCCGCTCGACTTTTCCATTTTCCCAACCATATTGCTGGTCGCGACCTTATTACGTTTGACGTTGAATGTGGCTTCGACACGTATCGTATTGCTCGAAGGCCATAACGGTAGTGACGCGGCGGGTAAAGTCATCCAAGCCTTTGGTGAAGTGGTGATTGGCGGTAACTATGTTGTCGGTATGGTGGTGTTCGTGATCTTGATGATCATTAACTTTGTGGTGATCACCAAAGGTGGCGAACGTATATCTGAGGTTTCAGCGCGATTCACTCTTGATGCCCTACCCGGTAAACAGATGGCCATCGATGCAGATCTTAACGCAGGCCTGATAGACCAAGAAGCCGCGCGCCTTCGCCGTCGAGAAGTCGCAAACGAAGCCGATTTTCACGGTTCCATGGATGGTGCGTCGAAATTTGTCCGCGGTGATGCGGTTGCTGGTCTTCTTATCCTGTTCATCAACATCATTGGTGGTATTAGCATTGGTGTGTTTGAACACGGTCTGGCGGCATCTGACGCATTTAAGACGTATGCCCTACTCACTATCGGTGATGGTTTGGTCGCGCAGATCCCTTCTCTGCTTCTGGCTACTGCGGCGGCAATTATCGTGACTCGCATCAATGACAGCGATAACGATATGACGCAAACCATGCACAAACAGCTGCTGGCCACCCCTGCAACCTTGTACACGGTTTCAGGTATCATGGTGATCATCGGTATTGTGCCTGGCATGCCACACCTTGCCTTCTTTAGCTTCGCTGCGGTGTTAGCGTTTGCAGGATGGAAACAAGCTAAACAACCCGTTCAGGATGGTCAAATTGAACAGGTAGAAGCGATTTCTAAAGCGATGCAAGAGGAAGATACGCCTTTAACCTGGGACGACATTCCTCACGTACATACTTTATCGCTGGCTCTTGGCTACCGTTTAGTTCATCTGGTCAACAAGGAGCAAGGGGCTCCGTTGACCCAGCGTATTCGCGGTGTGCGCAGAAACTTATCAGAGCAAGTGGGCTTCTTATTACCGGAAGTCCGTATTAGGGACAATCTTAGCCTCAAACCCAATCAATATACGATTTCACTTAATGGCGAAGTCATTGAGCAAGGGTTTATCGAGCCGGAGCGCTTGATGGCCATTGCTGTGGGTGAAACTTACGGAGAAGTGGATGGCATTCTGGGCAGCGATCCTGCCTATCAGCTACCTGCAGTTTGGATCGAACACCAAGATAAAGCCAAAGCTCTCAATATGGGATATCAAGTGGTTGATGACGGTACCGTTATCGCAACGCACATCAGCAAAATTATGAAAACCAGCCTGGCAGAGCTTTTTACCCACGACGATGTGGAGGCCATGAATCAGAGATTAACTCAACAGGCACCGAAATTGGCAGAGGCGCTAAGTGCCGCCCTTAACCCTTCACAGCAACTTAAGGTGTACCGACAACTTCTGCTTGATCAAGTGCCGTTAAAAGACATTCGCTCCATAGCCAATACCATGCTGGAATCGTCAGAAAACACCAAGGATCCGATTCTGCTCGCAGCTGACGTTCGTTGTACGTTACGTCGTACTTTGGTCAACCTGATTGCTGGCCAGAAAAATGAGCTCAACGTCTACGCGCTGTCAAACGAATTGGAACAAATGCTTCTGTCTTCACTGCAACAGGCTCAGAGCAGCGGACCCGTTATGCTCGACAGTTTTCCGATTGAGCCCAATATTTTGAGCCAGTTCCAGCAAAACTTACCCTTGATTAGACAGCAGCTGAAACAGCAAGGATTGGCACCCATTCTGTTAGTGATGCCTCAGTTAAGGCCGTTGATCGCTCGTTATGCTCGAACCTTCACCCAAGGGTTGGCGGTTTTGTCATACAATGAAATTCCAGAAAATAAACAAATCAACGTGGTAGGAAACCTTGGCTAA
- a CDS encoding flagellar hook-length control protein FliK, whose amino-acid sequence MITLATHANAADSTSKLGKTETKIAGARVDSATPSLDNAASEAAQQQATSALIFQLPELSTNGTAQTPSASDLDAQQDVSLEGALSLLDNTEQPANLLTLQAQAMNKHMLEFTNRSPVSVSTSEHQLTASLTTQLNRSPQELASYTGSKQSQSDISAVIQQTLPQGTTQSANGAFQLNITPATVTQSPAPNLPAPSQAQSSEWASVRIDTQAGKWGEQMMQVLHDRVTLQAQQNLQEAKIRLDPPELGKLDLMVRVEGDRLSVQINASATATREALMQVSERLRAELQQQNFVHVDVNVGSDQGQRHQSPQQADEDVIIFANREFAARQTQSTTDYSEHWLNTQA is encoded by the coding sequence ATGATTACGCTTGCGACTCACGCTAACGCAGCCGACTCAACCAGTAAACTGGGCAAAACTGAAACAAAAATTGCAGGTGCACGAGTAGACTCAGCAACGCCATCGCTTGATAACGCAGCTTCCGAGGCTGCGCAGCAACAAGCGACTTCTGCGCTTATCTTTCAATTGCCGGAACTCTCCACCAATGGGACTGCTCAAACACCATCAGCGTCTGATCTGGATGCCCAACAAGATGTCTCTCTAGAGGGCGCTCTCTCGTTGCTCGACAATACGGAGCAGCCAGCGAACTTGTTGACTCTACAAGCCCAAGCAATGAACAAGCATATGTTGGAGTTCACGAACCGATCACCTGTTTCGGTTTCAACGTCAGAGCACCAACTCACTGCGTCGTTAACTACGCAGCTAAATAGGTCACCGCAAGAACTGGCGAGCTACACGGGTTCTAAGCAGAGTCAGTCCGATATCTCAGCGGTGATTCAGCAAACGTTACCCCAAGGCACGACCCAAAGCGCGAATGGAGCCTTTCAGCTCAATATCACCCCAGCAACGGTTACTCAGTCGCCCGCACCTAATCTGCCAGCACCTAGCCAAGCTCAAAGCTCAGAATGGGCTTCAGTTCGAATCGACACTCAGGCTGGAAAATGGGGAGAGCAAATGATGCAAGTTCTGCATGATCGCGTGACCCTTCAAGCACAACAAAACTTGCAAGAAGCCAAGATTCGCCTTGACCCTCCAGAACTGGGGAAACTGGACCTCATGGTACGAGTAGAAGGTGACCGCTTGAGCGTCCAAATCAACGCCAGTGCCACTGCAACCCGAGAAGCGCTCATGCAAGTATCGGAACGCTTACGTGCGGAACTGCAACAACAAAACTTCGTGCATGTAGATGTGAATGTTGGCTCGGATCAAGGGCAACGGCATCAATCTCCCCAGCAGGCGGATGAAGACGTCATCATTTTCGCAAACCGCGAATTTGCCGCACGACAAACACAATCAACAACAGACTATTCAGAACACTGGCTCAACACACAAGCCTAG
- the fliN gene encoding flagellar motor switch protein FliN: MSDSTDNTTFDSEDLNFDDFQLEDFKYEAPFQPAPEVQRDLSFFKSIPVTVTLEVASKEIALGDLMKAGEGTVIELDKLNGEPLDVKVNGSLMGHAEVVVVNEKYGLRLVDVLDSALTGVGH; encoded by the coding sequence ATGAGCGACTCTACAGACAACACAACTTTCGATAGCGAAGACCTAAACTTTGACGACTTTCAGTTGGAGGATTTCAAGTATGAAGCCCCTTTCCAACCAGCGCCTGAAGTGCAGCGTGACTTAAGCTTTTTCAAGAGCATTCCGGTTACCGTAACATTGGAAGTGGCCAGTAAAGAAATTGCTCTGGGTGATTTGATGAAAGCCGGTGAAGGAACGGTTATTGAGCTCGATAAGCTGAATGGCGAACCTTTAGATGTCAAAGTTAACGGTTCTTTGATGGGCCATGCAGAAGTCGTCGTCGTGAATGAAAAGTATGGTCTTCGTCTAGTAGACGTACTTGACTCAGCGCTTACTGGTGTAGGCCATTAA
- the flhB gene encoding flagellar biosynthesis protein FlhB: protein MSDQASSQDKTEQASAQKIKKARNEGQIPRAKEFTTAVIFLAVALFFYSQLDTFWQSISGVFRFNMQLTKQDLADPNRLIDHIGQSLAIIIELLLPLFIVIVIFTVSSTMVLGGWMFRPANIQPKLSKLNPISGIKRMFSTRSLVELVKSTLKVSMIFALLYGYLDNHLQPLIGMQRLPLNQGLTMIMTILFEGLLLMGFALLLFGVIDIPYQRWEHMKELRMTKQEQKEEFKNNEGRPEVKQRIRQIQQQFARRKIDKMVPTADVVITNPTHYAVALKYDTSLSDAPFVVAKGVDETAMHIQRIARENQVEIINSPPLTRSIYYTTALEQAIPSQLYIAVAHILTYVLQLKAFRRGNGERPLPLPHFSIPKHLQH, encoded by the coding sequence ATGAGCGATCAAGCGTCATCTCAAGACAAAACCGAACAGGCTTCCGCACAAAAAATTAAGAAAGCCCGTAACGAAGGGCAAATTCCACGAGCCAAAGAGTTCACCACGGCAGTGATCTTTTTAGCTGTCGCATTATTTTTCTACAGTCAGCTCGATACCTTTTGGCAAAGCATTAGCGGCGTTTTTCGCTTCAACATGCAACTCACAAAACAAGATTTGGCAGACCCTAATCGGCTCATTGATCACATTGGGCAAAGCCTCGCCATCATTATTGAACTGCTGCTTCCGCTGTTTATAGTCATCGTCATTTTTACCGTTAGCAGCACCATGGTGCTAGGTGGTTGGATGTTTCGTCCTGCGAACATCCAACCCAAGTTAAGCAAACTTAACCCGATTAGTGGCATCAAGCGTATGTTCTCTACTCGCTCTCTGGTCGAGCTGGTTAAATCTACGCTTAAAGTTTCGATGATATTCGCGTTGCTGTATGGCTATCTGGATAACCACCTTCAACCCTTAATCGGCATGCAAAGACTGCCCCTGAACCAAGGGTTAACCATGATCATGACGATTTTATTCGAAGGTCTGCTACTGATGGGATTTGCCCTGCTTCTATTTGGTGTAATCGATATTCCCTACCAGCGATGGGAACATATGAAAGAGCTTCGTATGACCAAACAAGAACAGAAAGAAGAGTTTAAAAACAATGAAGGTCGCCCTGAAGTCAAACAACGGATTCGTCAGATCCAACAACAGTTCGCAAGGCGAAAAATCGACAAAATGGTGCCAACAGCCGATGTCGTGATCACCAACCCAACACACTACGCGGTCGCGCTAAAGTACGACACATCACTATCGGATGCGCCTTTTGTCGTGGCAAAAGGTGTAGACGAAACCGCTATGCACATTCAACGCATCGCACGCGAAAATCAGGTCGAGATCATCAACTCACCTCCTTTGACGCGTTCGATTTACTACACCACTGCTCTTGAGCAAGCGATTCCTAGCCAACTCTACATCGCAGTGGCCCATATATTAACTTACGTTCTGCAATTGAAAGCCTTCCGTCGAGGTAATGGTGAGCGCCCACTTCCGCTGCCTCACTTTTCAATTCCAAAACACTTGCAGCACTGA
- a CDS encoding diguanylate phosphodiesterase, with product MANLITTQAMFQYLRDLIEQHVVTDDDQLIFDAFCQNDIRHVCQAIRDARTSDVKFQHLTLRFGARCEQSVYQFELSKHMRMCLDLYSLYLALRQTHFQLETFHPNFISNVVVPIDLNTLLWPAGEHFLQQIITHHAHAFMHVIPSLQGDEALCDKQRITPLVTLLQDNAYGLWFEITSKQKHYEHIAQFSPDMIKLAVTLESKQDKQAFLPIARFLRRHRFPWVAGRVASQNELNRYMLLGASFYFGYFSDIPTSLSFKLFEETESFD from the coding sequence TTGGCTAATCTCATTACAACGCAAGCTATGTTCCAGTATTTGCGCGATCTGATTGAGCAACACGTCGTTACAGATGATGATCAACTGATTTTTGACGCATTTTGCCAAAATGACATTCGCCATGTATGCCAGGCGATCCGCGATGCCAGAACCAGTGACGTAAAGTTCCAACACCTGACACTTCGTTTCGGTGCTCGTTGCGAACAGAGCGTATATCAGTTTGAACTCTCCAAGCATATGAGAATGTGCTTGGATCTCTATAGTCTTTACTTAGCTCTGCGTCAGACTCACTTTCAATTAGAAACATTTCACCCCAATTTCATCAGCAACGTCGTTGTGCCTATCGACCTAAATACCTTGTTGTGGCCAGCAGGGGAGCATTTTTTACAACAAATCATTACTCACCACGCACACGCGTTTATGCACGTAATCCCATCTTTACAGGGCGATGAGGCGTTATGCGATAAGCAACGGATCACGCCACTGGTAACATTGCTGCAAGACAACGCCTACGGGCTGTGGTTTGAAATCACCTCCAAACAAAAACACTATGAGCATATCGCTCAATTTTCGCCTGACATGATCAAGTTGGCAGTCACGCTAGAAAGTAAACAAGACAAACAAGCTTTTCTTCCAATTGCACGCTTTTTGCGTCGCCATCGTTTCCCTTGGGTAGCGGGGCGTGTGGCCAGTCAAAATGAGCTCAATCGCTATATGTTGCTTGGCGCGAGCTTTTATTTTGGCTATTTCAGTGATATTCCAACCTCACTATCCTTCAAATTATTCGAGGAGACTGAAAGTTTCGATTAA
- the fliS gene encoding flagellar export chaperone FliS yields the protein MLMDSGYDSYQQVDLDAQAASANPHQLVVMLIDGLLDEIERIRGHLAAGRLAEKGASINKCMNILIGLSSALDDENGGEIATNLQQLYDFCQVELYYASTQNDADRLTNVERVMGNIREGWVNFGQNA from the coding sequence ATGCTCATGGATTCCGGCTATGACTCGTATCAACAAGTCGACCTCGATGCCCAGGCAGCCTCTGCCAACCCTCATCAATTAGTGGTCATGCTGATTGATGGCCTGCTCGATGAAATCGAACGCATTCGTGGCCATTTGGCAGCTGGTCGTCTGGCTGAAAAAGGTGCCAGCATTAACAAATGCATGAACATTTTAATCGGCCTGAGCAGTGCTTTGGATGATGAGAATGGCGGTGAAATTGCGACCAATCTACAGCAACTGTACGACTTCTGCCAGGTAGAGCTTTACTACGCCAGTACTCAGAACGATGCAGACCGCTTGACCAATGTAGAACGCGTCATGGGCAACATTCGAGAAGGTTGGGTGAATTTTGGACAGAATGCATAA
- a CDS encoding LafD produces MDRMHKVSPERFRHLSQLILIATKMADWQALERHDLQLRELLVSHKPFLNDPKLAPEIQRARQVHDNALKALAKATSELKQEMELVSAQQERAVAYQFAMTMETSE; encoded by the coding sequence TTGGACAGAATGCATAAAGTTTCTCCTGAGCGATTTCGTCATCTGTCTCAGTTGATCCTAATCGCAACCAAAATGGCCGATTGGCAGGCGCTAGAACGCCATGACTTGCAGCTCCGGGAGCTGCTTGTCAGCCATAAGCCGTTTCTTAATGATCCAAAACTCGCACCGGAAATCCAACGCGCAAGGCAAGTACACGATAACGCATTAAAAGCGCTAGCAAAGGCAACCAGCGAGTTAAAGCAAGAAATGGAGTTAGTCAGCGCACAGCAAGAACGCGCCGTGGCTTACCAATTTGCTATGACCATGGAGACGTCAGAATGA
- the lafA gene encoding lateral flagellin LafA, with translation MALSMHTNYASLVTQNTLNNTSNLLNTAMERLSTGYRINSAADDAAGLQISTRLESQTRGMSVAMRNAQDGISMMQTAEGAMDEMTNIVYRMNDLATQASNGTASAADKTAMNAEYQQLNEELVNIMSSTNFGGQKLFNTTGFAAGPVNIQIGTNEGDLLEIDVSGDITTLNTAIGAAGAFALGDISTEAGAQTALTTLKGANGDAGLLADIGTVRSNFGANINRLEHTIANLGNMVENTSAAKGRITDADFAVESSNMTKNQMLMQAGTTVLSQTNQLPGMAMSLLR, from the coding sequence ATGGCTTTATCAATGCATACTAACTACGCTTCACTTGTTACTCAGAACACTCTTAACAACACTAGTAACCTACTAAACACAGCAATGGAGCGTTTGAGCACGGGTTACCGCATCAACTCAGCTGCTGATGATGCTGCTGGTCTACAAATTTCAACTCGTCTAGAGTCTCAAACTCGCGGCATGAGCGTTGCAATGCGTAACGCACAAGACGGTATCTCTATGATGCAAACTGCTGAAGGTGCGATGGATGAAATGACAAACATCGTATACCGCATGAACGACCTAGCAACTCAGGCGTCAAACGGTACTGCATCTGCAGCAGATAAAACGGCAATGAACGCAGAATACCAGCAACTTAATGAAGAACTGGTTAACATCATGTCTTCTACTAACTTCGGTGGTCAGAAACTGTTTAATACTACAGGTTTCGCAGCAGGTCCGGTAAACATCCAAATCGGCACTAACGAAGGTGACCTGCTAGAAATCGATGTTTCTGGCGATATCACCACGCTAAATACAGCAATCGGCGCAGCGGGTGCTTTCGCACTTGGCGACATCTCTACTGAAGCAGGTGCACAAACGGCACTTACAACACTGAAAGGTGCGAATGGTGATGCAGGTCTTTTGGCTGATATCGGTACAGTACGTTCAAACTTCGGTGCAAACATCAACCGTCTAGAGCACACTATCGCTAACTTAGGCAACATGGTTGAGAACACATCGGCAGCGAAAGGCCGTATCACTGATGCAGACTTCGCAGTAGAGTCTTCAAACATGACGAAGAACCAAATGTTGATGCAAGCAGGCACTACGGTTCTGTCTCAAACAAACCAACTTCCTGGCATGGCAATGTCACTGCTTCGCTAA
- the fliQ gene encoding flagellar biosynthesis protein FliQ — protein sequence MTPEMTVTLFSDAVWMVILMVGVIVVPSLVVGLGIAIFQAATQINEQTLSFLPRLITTLLMVIFAGHWMLRKIMELFDYLFNNIPGMIG from the coding sequence ATGACTCCTGAAATGACTGTTACCCTCTTTTCAGATGCCGTCTGGATGGTGATCCTAATGGTTGGTGTGATCGTCGTTCCCAGTTTGGTTGTCGGGCTGGGAATTGCGATTTTTCAAGCCGCAACACAGATCAACGAACAGACCCTGAGCTTTCTGCCTCGCCTAATTACCACGTTACTGATGGTCATTTTTGCTGGTCATTGGATGCTGCGAAAAATCATGGAATTGTTTGATTACTTATTCAACAACATTCCTGGGATGATCGGCTGA
- the fliP gene encoding flagellar type III secretion system pore protein FliP (The bacterial flagellar biogenesis protein FliP forms a type III secretion system (T3SS)-type pore required for flagellar assembly.), which produces MINQRSLSAWLTALLLIVGLVSFPSIAADNGLTILSVSDGDSQQEYSVKLQILLLMTALSFLPAFILMATSFTRIIVVLAILRQALGLQQSPPNRVLVGIALALSLLIMRPVWSDIYENAFQPYDKGEITLMQAFSIAEQPVRNFMLAQTHQSSLEQMLRIANEPLDQNVEDISFAVVLPAFVISELKTAFQIGFMLFIPFLIIDLVVASVLMAMGMMMLSPLIISLPFKLVVFVLVDGWAMTVGTLSASFG; this is translated from the coding sequence ATGATAAACCAGCGCTCTCTATCAGCGTGGCTAACGGCTCTACTGCTGATAGTCGGTCTAGTCTCCTTTCCGAGCATTGCCGCTGATAACGGCTTAACCATACTTTCTGTTTCTGATGGTGATTCTCAGCAGGAGTACAGTGTAAAACTGCAAATCCTGCTGCTGATGACAGCGCTGAGCTTTTTGCCTGCCTTTATATTAATGGCCACCAGCTTCACCCGCATTATTGTTGTACTCGCCATTTTGCGCCAGGCTCTTGGTCTGCAACAAAGCCCACCAAACCGCGTGCTAGTGGGCATTGCCCTTGCTTTGTCTCTGCTTATCATGCGCCCTGTCTGGAGTGACATTTACGAAAACGCATTTCAACCATACGATAAGGGCGAAATTACCTTAATGCAGGCGTTTTCTATCGCAGAGCAACCGGTGCGGAACTTTATGTTGGCTCAAACCCATCAAAGTTCACTTGAACAAATGCTTCGTATCGCCAATGAACCACTGGACCAAAACGTTGAAGACATTTCTTTTGCTGTTGTTCTGCCAGCGTTTGTGATCAGTGAGCTTAAAACCGCCTTCCAGATTGGTTTCATGCTGTTTATCCCATTTTTAATCATCGACTTAGTGGTCGCCAGTGTATTAATGGCTATGGGTATGATGATGCTGTCCCCTCTGATCATTTCACTGCCTTTCAAATTGGTGGTGTTTGTGTTGGTTGACGGATGGGCAATGACGGTCGGCACCTTGTCGGCGAGTTTCGGCTAA